A stretch of the Polyangiaceae bacterium genome encodes the following:
- a CDS encoding alpha/beta fold hydrolase, whose product MNTRPRSVARFVGTAFACAWWNAGHQVRPGERILTFAVLFPASARGETITTGQPLLMLVPEYPRAVGGPFPFGAQDLSVWRTRVPRIEEVDIRSSLDKTIQKALFYTPTGDSPKPLLVVLHSWSENYLQNIGIPYAIFAERNGWALIHPDHRGPYRKPEAVASELSLGDVLDAVEYAKKRARIDSSRIYLVGYSGSAMTSLVLAGKHPDIWAGVVSWVPIYDLVDWYEWMQKTSPERHYAGEIAAACGGRPVPGSPAEKECRRRSPSQYLSNARGRVPIYLGLGIWDHLVPPNHALRAFNDLASPNERIPEGQLRELDRTRRVPP is encoded by the coding sequence CCATCAAGTTCGTCCTGGTGAGCGTATTTTGACATTTGCGGTGCTTTTTCCGGCGTCCGCTCGTGGCGAAACCATAACGACCGGGCAACCTTTGCTGATGCTGGTCCCGGAATATCCGCGTGCCGTGGGTGGGCCCTTTCCATTTGGCGCGCAGGATCTGTCGGTATGGCGTACACGGGTCCCCCGAATCGAAGAGGTCGACATTCGTTCGAGCCTCGATAAAACAATACAAAAAGCTCTGTTTTATACGCCAACGGGCGATTCGCCAAAGCCGCTGCTCGTCGTGCTGCATAGCTGGAGCGAAAACTATTTGCAAAATATTGGCATTCCTTATGCCATTTTTGCCGAACGAAATGGCTGGGCGCTCATTCACCCGGATCATCGCGGTCCTTATCGCAAACCCGAAGCGGTGGCCTCCGAGCTTTCCCTCGGAGACGTGCTCGATGCGGTGGAATACGCCAAAAAACGCGCTCGGATCGATTCATCACGCATTTATTTGGTGGGTTATTCGGGCAGCGCCATGACGTCGCTCGTGCTGGCGGGCAAACATCCCGATATATGGGCAGGTGTGGTTTCGTGGGTGCCGATTTATGATTTGGTGGATTGGTACGAATGGATGCAAAAAACGTCGCCCGAACGGCATTATGCGGGCGAGATCGCGGCAGCTTGCGGTGGCCGCCCCGTTCCGGGAAGCCCGGCCGAAAAGGAATGCCGGCGGCGAAGCCCGAGCCAATATTTGTCGAATGCACGCGGACGAGTTCCCATTTATTTGGGCTTGGGCATTTGGGATCATCTGGTTCCGCCAAACCATGCACTTCGAGCATTCAATGATCTCGCATCACCGAACGAACGTATTCCGGAGGGTCAACTGAGGGAGCTCGACCGAACACGTCGCGTGCCCCCATGA